Proteins encoded in a region of the Paucibacter sediminis genome:
- a CDS encoding HPr family phosphocarrier protein: MIKSNLTISNKLGLHARASAKLTKLAGSFQCEIFMSRNGRRVNAKSIMGVMMLAAGMGAQVELETEGPDEQAAQDAITALVNDKFGEGQ, from the coding sequence ATGATCAAGTCCAATCTGACCATCAGCAACAAGCTGGGCTTGCATGCCCGTGCCTCGGCCAAGCTCACCAAGCTCGCCGGCTCCTTCCAGTGCGAGATCTTCATGAGCCGCAACGGCCGCCGCGTGAATGCCAAGAGCATCATGGGCGTGATGATGCTGGCCGCCGGCATGGGCGCCCAGGTGGAGTTGGAGACCGAGGGCCCGGACGAGCAGGCGGCCCAGGACGCCATCACCGCGCTTGTCAACGACAAGTTCGGTGAGGGTCAGTAG
- a CDS encoding PTS sugar transporter subunit IIA, with product MPGLLVIAHAPLASALKAVAEHTFPNCAPQLSVLDVTPDMTAELVESRARALLAAGGHAEALVLTDVFGATPCNGAQRLLDASGHVRVLSGVNVPMLWRSLCYAHEPLDALLQRAADGGKQGILQGESAQTVSNVSS from the coding sequence ATGCCCGGTCTGCTCGTGATTGCCCATGCCCCGCTGGCCTCCGCCCTCAAGGCGGTGGCCGAGCACACCTTCCCGAACTGCGCGCCGCAGCTGTCGGTGCTCGACGTCACGCCCGATATGACGGCCGAGCTGGTGGAGTCGCGCGCGCGCGCGCTGCTGGCCGCGGGCGGTCATGCCGAGGCCCTGGTGCTCACCGACGTGTTTGGCGCCACGCCCTGCAATGGCGCCCAGCGCCTGCTCGACGCCAGCGGGCATGTGCGGGTGCTCAGCGGGGTGAACGTGCCGATGTTGTGGCGTTCGCTGTGCTATGCCCACGAACCCCTGGATGCCCTGCTGCAGCGCGCCGCCGACGGCGGCAAGCAGGGGATCTTGCAGGGCGAGTCAGCCCAAACCGTCTCCAACGTGTCCTCCTGA
- a CDS encoding CaiB/BaiF CoA transferase family protein: protein MQTPASNTALAGIRVLDLSRVLAGPWCTQTLADLGADVLKVERPGTGDDTRAWGPPYLKTREGQDSSEAAYFLGVNRNKRSIAIDIASPRGQALIREMAGKADVLVENFKVGDLARYGLDAQSLLAEFPGLVICSVTGFGQTGPYKDRAGYDYAVQGLGGLMSVTGERDGLPGGGPQKVGVAVADLFTGMYATVAVLAALRHRDATGQGQIVDMALLDTQVAMLANLGANYLCTGVPPRRMGNAHQNIVPYQVFEASDGHVIVAVGNDKQFAKFAELAGHPAWAADARFASNADRVRHRELLVPMIADALKTRPRQHWLDAMEAAKVPCGAINDLGEVFADPQVQAREMTVPMPHPLSDGLTLVASPMKLSATPVSYRLAPPLLGQHTEEVLAEFGYAPAEIATLREQGVIA from the coding sequence ATGCAGACACCCGCATCCAATACCGCACTGGCCGGCATACGCGTCCTCGATCTCTCCCGCGTCCTGGCCGGCCCCTGGTGCACCCAGACGCTGGCCGACCTGGGCGCAGACGTTCTCAAGGTCGAACGCCCCGGCACAGGCGACGATACGCGCGCCTGGGGCCCACCCTATCTGAAAACCCGCGAGGGGCAGGACAGCAGCGAGGCCGCCTATTTCCTGGGCGTGAACCGCAACAAGCGCTCGATCGCGATCGACATTGCAAGCCCGCGCGGCCAGGCCCTGATACGCGAAATGGCCGGCAAGGCCGACGTGCTGGTGGAAAACTTCAAGGTCGGCGACCTGGCCCGCTACGGCCTGGATGCCCAGAGCCTGCTGGCCGAGTTTCCCGGCCTGGTGATCTGCTCGGTGACCGGCTTCGGCCAGACCGGCCCCTACAAGGACCGCGCCGGCTACGACTATGCGGTGCAGGGCCTGGGCGGCCTGATGAGCGTGACCGGCGAGCGCGACGGCCTGCCCGGCGGCGGGCCGCAGAAGGTGGGCGTGGCGGTGGCCGATCTGTTCACCGGCATGTATGCCACCGTGGCGGTGCTGGCGGCCTTGCGCCACCGCGATGCCACGGGGCAGGGCCAGATCGTCGACATGGCCCTGCTGGACACCCAGGTGGCGATGCTGGCCAATCTGGGCGCCAACTACCTCTGCACCGGCGTGCCGCCGCGGCGCATGGGCAACGCGCACCAGAACATCGTGCCCTACCAGGTGTTCGAGGCCAGCGATGGCCATGTGATCGTGGCGGTGGGCAACGACAAGCAGTTCGCCAAGTTCGCCGAACTGGCAGGCCACCCCGCATGGGCGGCCGACGCACGCTTTGCCAGCAACGCCGACCGGGTGCGCCACCGCGAGCTGCTGGTGCCCATGATTGCCGACGCGCTCAAGACACGCCCGCGGCAGCATTGGCTGGATGCCATGGAAGCCGCCAAGGTGCCCTGCGGTGCCATCAACGACCTGGGTGAGGTGTTCGCCGATCCCCAGGTCCAGGCCCGCGAGATGACGGTGCCCATGCCCCACCCGCTCAGCGACGGGCTGACGCTGGTGGCCAGCCCGATGAAGCTCTCGGCCACGCCGGTCAGCTACCGGCTGGCCCCGCCGCTGCTGGGCCAGCACACCGAGGAGGTGCTGGCCGAATTCGGCTACGCGCCCGCCGAGATCGCGACCCTGCGCGAACAGGGGGTGATCGCATGA
- a CDS encoding alpha/beta fold hydrolase: MSSSIVLVHGAWHGAWCWRRVLAPLWAAGHRVFPVTLTGVGERAHQLSREITLHTHIEDVARVIEAEELDQVLLVGHSYAGMVITGVADRMAARIRRLVYLDAVVPLPGESWSSRHSETTQAERRAAIAAHGHIPAAAPSAFGLQAEDADWVARRQTPQPGGVYDSPLHFDAQRLAALPRSFIDCTAPALATIAIARQRVREQPGWDLHEIATGHDAMISAPDALLAILLKLACA; encoded by the coding sequence ATGAGCAGCAGCATCGTGCTGGTGCATGGCGCCTGGCACGGTGCCTGGTGCTGGCGGCGCGTGCTGGCGCCGCTCTGGGCGGCCGGGCATCGCGTCTTCCCGGTCACGCTGACGGGCGTTGGCGAACGCGCCCATCAGCTCAGCCGGGAGATCACGCTGCATACCCATATCGAGGACGTGGCGCGCGTGATCGAGGCCGAGGAGCTCGACCAGGTGCTGCTGGTGGGCCACAGCTACGCCGGCATGGTGATCACCGGCGTAGCCGACCGCATGGCCGCGCGCATCCGGCGCCTGGTCTATCTGGATGCGGTGGTGCCGCTACCGGGCGAAAGCTGGTCCAGCCGCCACAGCGAGACCACCCAGGCCGAGCGCCGCGCGGCGATTGCCGCCCATGGCCATATCCCCGCGGCAGCCCCCTCGGCCTTCGGCCTGCAGGCCGAGGATGCCGACTGGGTGGCGCGCCGCCAGACCCCGCAGCCCGGCGGCGTGTACGACAGCCCGCTGCACTTCGACGCCCAGCGCCTGGCCGCCCTGCCGCGCAGCTTCATCGACTGCACGGCGCCGGCGCTGGCCACCATCGCCATCGCGCGCCAGCGCGTGCGCGAGCAGCCCGGCTGGGACCTGCACGAGATCGCCACCGGCCACGACGCGATGATTTCCGCGCCGGACGCGCTGCTGGCCATCCTGCTGAAGTTGGCCTGCGCGTGA
- a CDS encoding TlpA family protein disulfide reductase: MKTSRMLASVVMVAALGGAAWLGYQSLAKKEQAPAVHYVLLDGSKVDSSAWAGKVVLVNFWATSCTTCVHEMPQIIATHEKFKARGFDTVAVAMSYDPPAFVANFAESRKLPFGVAIDNTGEIAKQFGRVQLTPTTVLINKRGEIVKRYVGEPDFAALHGLVEQLLAET, encoded by the coding sequence ATGAAAACCTCTCGCATGCTTGCTTCCGTGGTGATGGTGGCCGCCCTCGGCGGCGCTGCCTGGCTGGGCTACCAGAGTCTGGCCAAGAAGGAGCAGGCCCCCGCGGTGCACTATGTGCTGCTGGACGGCAGCAAGGTCGACTCCAGCGCCTGGGCCGGCAAGGTCGTGCTGGTGAACTTCTGGGCCACCAGTTGCACCACCTGCGTGCACGAGATGCCGCAAATCATCGCCACGCACGAGAAGTTCAAGGCCCGTGGCTTTGACACCGTGGCGGTGGCGATGAGCTACGACCCGCCCGCCTTTGTCGCCAACTTTGCCGAGAGCCGCAAGCTCCCCTTCGGCGTGGCGATCGACAACACCGGCGAGATTGCCAAGCAGTTCGGCCGCGTGCAGCTGACGCCCACCACCGTGCTCATCAACAAGCGCGGCGAGATCGTCAAACGCTATGTGGGCGAGCCCGACTTCGCCGCCCTGCACGGGCTGGTGGAGCAGCTGCTGGCCGAGACCTGA